The Neoasaia chiangmaiensis sequence CGAGGCTGTCGGCCGTTATATGGCCGTCGCGTGCGGATTGCAGTTCCGCGATGCGCAGGGCGAGCTCCGGTGAGAAACGGGCGTCGAGCGCGAGGCGGAAATCGTGGAGCGCGGCCTCGTTCTGACCGCGCGTTTCCTCGACCTGCCCGAGCAAGGCATGGCCCTGGGCGTAGCCGGGGTCGTTCGGGCTCATGGCGCTCACTTCCTGTTGCAGTTTCGCCAGCAGGCCCGCCATGCGAGGGTCGTTATTCGCTACGGCCCGATGCGGCTGCGGCGGCAACGATGGATGGCCGTTGACCAGATAGAGCGCGAACGCCAGCAGGGGCACGACGACGATAACCGCCGCGACCCTGCCGCGACCGCCGCTCCGCAGTGTCGTGCCCGTCAGTCGATCCGCCGCGAGCAGGCGACGCTGGACCTCCAGCCGGGCCGTCGCGTGTTCCGCCGGGGCGATCAGGCCAAGGGCGAGGTCGCGGTCGAGTTCCACGAGTTGCCCGCGATACAGGGCCAGGGCGGACGCGCGCTCGTCCGCCATGTCCGTCGTGGGCACGGCCGTGTTCAGGCGGCGCAAACCCGCAAACAGGGGCAGTAGCGCGATGGCGCCGATCAGCAATAAACCTGCGAAAATCATAAAGCTAATCGTGTCCCGTCGCGTCCGAAGGCGACTCTGATAGTTCGTGAAGACGACGTGTTTCGTCATCGCTCAGTGGCGTCGGGGCTTCGCGGCGGCGCATGATTGTCGTTGCGGCGGTCGCGATGCCGATGACGATCGCCAGGGCCGGCATCGCCCAGAGCATGACGGTCGCCCAGGTCAGGCGTGGTTTCAGCCGTACGAATTCGCCGTAGCGCGCCGTCATCCACTGCATGATCTGCCGGTCGGTCTCGCCGCGGGCAACGTGCTGGCGAACGACGTGCCGCAGGTCGCGGGCCAGATCCGCGCTGCTGTCCTCGATGGATTCGTTCTGGCAGACGAGGCAGCGCAGTTGCGATCCGATGGCTTCGGCCCGCTGTTCCTGCTTGCGGTCCGGCAGCATTTCCGATGGATCGTCCACCGCCCATGCGGGCCCCGCCGCCAGAAACAGGCCAAGGGCCAGGATAGCGCGCGGGATTCTCATCGGAGGGCCTGCAGACGGGGCTGGATCTCGTGCCGGAACGTATCGTCGGTGAGTTCGGCCGTGCCGTGCCACGCGATGCGTCCGCCGGGGAGGATCAGGAACGTCTCCGGCACGCCCGTCACGCCCCAGTCGATGGCCGCCATACCGGAGCGATCCGCCGCGACGCGTGCGAAAGGCGAGCCGTCCCGTGCGGTGAAGCGTGCGGCGTCTTCCGGCTTGTCCTTATAGGCGATGCCCCAGATCGGCAGCTTGCGACCGATGTCGCGCAATGCCGGCATCTCCGCCACGCAGGGTATGCACCACGACGCGAAGAAATTGAGCAGGACGGGTT is a genomic window containing:
- the ccmI gene encoding c-type cytochrome biogenesis protein CcmI yields the protein MIFAGLLLIGAIALLPLFAGLRRLNTAVPTTDMADERASALALYRGQLVELDRDLALGLIAPAEHATARLEVQRRLLAADRLTGTTLRSGGRGRVAAVIVVVPLLAFALYLVNGHPSLPPQPHRAVANNDPRMAGLLAKLQQEVSAMSPNDPGYAQGHALLGQVEETRGQNEAALHDFRLALDARFSPELALRIAELQSARDGHITADSLALYRRALDAAPPNAPWRMAVEARIAVGEHDQGH
- a CDS encoding cytochrome c-type biogenesis protein, translated to MRIPRAILALGLFLAAGPAWAVDDPSEMLPDRKQEQRAEAIGSQLRCLVCQNESIEDSSADLARDLRHVVRQHVARGETDRQIMQWMTARYGEFVRLKPRLTWATVMLWAMPALAIVIGIATAATTIMRRREAPTPLSDDETRRLHELSESPSDATGHD
- a CDS encoding redoxin domain-containing protein — encoded protein: MTALPVATAGALGLGFWRMLGGMSSGGFDPHAVNAPILDRSLPDFTLPGLPGQGDGFDSATLRAQKEPVLLNFFASWCIPCVAEMPALRDIGRKLPIWGIAYKDKPEDAARFTARDGSPFARVAADRSGMAAIDWGVTGVPETFLILPGGRIAWHGTAELTDDTFRHEIQPRLQALR